From Candidatus Manganitrophus morganii, the proteins below share one genomic window:
- a CDS encoding 7-cyano-7-deazaguanine synthase has protein sequence MLALVSGGIDSAVLVSELSSQFTSVIPFYIRNGFAWEKVELHWLRRYLKKIASKTIAPLKIVDLPLRDIYPDHWSLTGKKIPSFESEDAAVYLPGRNIILLSKASVYAALQGIAFIASGILKGNPFPDSTPLFFRTMEASLSEGLRAPLTVITPYAQITKREVLERGRALPLSLTFSCIAPKGMVHCGNCNKCAERMRAFRAAGLSDPTTYRSMPRVKGKSHD, from the coding sequence GTGCTTGCTTTAGTCAGCGGCGGGATCGACAGCGCGGTGCTGGTGTCGGAACTGTCGTCTCAGTTCACATCGGTGATTCCCTTCTACATTCGAAACGGATTCGCCTGGGAGAAGGTCGAGCTTCACTGGCTACGCCGTTACCTCAAAAAGATCGCCTCCAAGACCATCGCCCCCCTTAAGATCGTCGACCTGCCGCTTCGGGATATCTACCCCGATCATTGGAGTTTGACCGGAAAGAAAATCCCGTCCTTTGAATCGGAGGATGCGGCCGTCTACCTTCCGGGAAGAAATATCATTCTCCTCTCGAAAGCGTCGGTGTATGCGGCGCTGCAGGGGATCGCGTTTATCGCCTCCGGCATCCTCAAGGGGAATCCTTTCCCCGACAGCACCCCCCTTTTTTTCAGGACGATGGAAGCCTCCCTGTCGGAAGGCCTCCGGGCCCCCCTCACGGTGATCACCCCCTATGCGCAGATCACCAAACGCGAGGTGCTGGAGCGCGGGCGCGCCCTTCCCCTCTCCCTCACCTTCTCCTGCATCGCGCCAAAGGGAATGGTCCACTGCGGAAACTGCAACAAGTGCGCGGAGCGGATGCGGGCTTTCCGGGCCGCCGGACTCTCAGATCCAACCACGTATCGATCGATGCCAAGAGTGAAAGGAAAGTCTCATGACTGA